A window from Candidatus Thermoplasmatota archaeon encodes these proteins:
- a CDS encoding ABC transporter ATP-binding protein, which produces MTDAAIEARGLRKIYKNVRAVDSVSFKVRKGEIYGFLGPNGAGKTTTMKMVLGLAQPTAGQALLGGVDVATDPVAARRGLGFLPESLNFYKTLTGRQTLRFFGELKGVSRSEVDERLAQVGLEQAADRRVGGYSKGMTQRLGLAQALLGSPSILVLDEPSSGLDPAGARQVRDILRWVNQRGTTILFSSHILSEVQEVANRVLIINKGRVVAEDTMGALRDTLKLDGRILVRVAPGEGERAAGALRALGPGVAVEVRGDLVDARLQPKAKLDALNAIARAGVTIQDFETKDSSLEDVFIKMTSEPAAPAPREGIA; this is translated from the coding sequence GTGACCGACGCCGCCATCGAGGCGCGGGGCCTGCGCAAGATCTACAAGAACGTCCGCGCGGTCGACTCCGTCTCCTTCAAGGTCCGCAAGGGCGAGATCTACGGCTTCCTCGGCCCGAACGGCGCCGGCAAGACCACGACCATGAAGATGGTCCTGGGCCTCGCGCAGCCGACCGCGGGCCAGGCGCTCCTCGGCGGCGTCGACGTGGCGACCGATCCCGTCGCCGCGCGGCGAGGCCTCGGCTTCCTCCCGGAGTCCCTCAATTTCTACAAGACGCTCACCGGCCGCCAGACGCTGCGCTTCTTCGGCGAGCTCAAGGGCGTCTCGCGAAGCGAGGTCGACGAGCGCCTCGCGCAGGTCGGCCTCGAGCAGGCCGCGGACCGCCGCGTCGGCGGCTACTCGAAGGGCATGACGCAGCGCCTCGGCCTCGCCCAGGCGCTCCTCGGGTCGCCCTCGATCCTCGTCCTCGACGAGCCGTCCTCCGGCCTCGACCCCGCGGGCGCGCGCCAGGTGCGCGACATCCTGCGCTGGGTGAACCAGCGCGGCACGACCATCCTCTTCTCGAGCCACATCCTGAGCGAGGTGCAGGAGGTCGCGAACCGCGTCCTCATCATCAACAAGGGCCGCGTCGTCGCGGAGGACACGATGGGCGCCCTCCGGGACACCCTGAAGCTCGACGGCCGCATCCTCGTGCGCGTCGCGCCCGGCGAGGGCGAGCGCGCCGCGGGCGCGCTGCGCGCGCTCGGCCCCGGCGTCGCGGTCGAGGTCCGCGGCGACCTCGTGGACGCGCGCCTGCAGCCCAAGGCGAAGCTCGACGCGTTGAACGCCATCGCGCGCGCGGGCGTCACGATCCAGGATTTCGAAACGAAGGACTCGAGCCTCGAGGACGTGTTCATCAAGATGACCTCCGAACCGGCGGCCCCGGCTCCGCGGGAGGGGATCGCGTGA
- a CDS encoding PKD domain-containing protein yields the protein MSSHRGSGWRTLVVVGALLAPVLGVLALPGAAASTDPVVNVDTGLGYGTIGAALAAASAGHTLVVRPGEYAEAVTINVPVTLCSTVAAGVSCNGDAASTRIVSSSGTGITVNANGVTIRGFTIHVSGPTGTTVYGIDAPATATRSDLVIRDNVIQPNPAATHSAVPENGIRGRLRDAVIAGNTITHWASAIYFRPYSAGGLVESNRLEAVNTGVLAYGTDHTIRGNTFAGVTGQGVDVAQVPTDAAARSDGIVLRDNALAGATVGVRVRDAVENTVVDARLNNWGVYSCAGIAAKIVNEGPGSSVLFARWNGLSGSEAPVRLAGDAVRGFCNVPEAIAAASPGATILVEPGTYAGALSIGKAVTVCSAAVGADACGGSVATTILDGNGAAGAAITLAADDVTLKGFTVRGANTLVSTTGYDRARIEGNRLQVTPSTLAATHGVRLSFSDSSRVLGNVVTGNDYPGSHAVALFDSADAVVANNDIDRASVGVYLARTTDAFVHDNTLTLAPNGPTGGATLGISVYEGAGAALERNAIDGAGIAFSVNGATDTTSTDDAFSATPVGVRLSASSTTQPSGFILRGAEFENVRTTLEVASGVAGQYVDARYNHWGAYSRPSIEATTVDGGSNNVIDVSCFYERDGTTAICPPLPSFAWTPTTPKIRQAVMFTDASTSGGRPIVSRDWAFSDGATAAGAAVSRTFARSGNVDVTLTIVDGEGYSVSATRTITIVNNAPTLPVVPDRTINERQWIAFWVNGRDVDNDPLTYTIAPKPAGVTFAKGGNQSAFFNWVPANNQAGVYDFVVTVTDGDLAAVGNFRITVLDVNAIPTARFNGVPVVGVGQTAKFTSTSFDPDGTIVQTNWTFSDGPVLAGAVVERSFAAGGVYGFVLAVVDNDGAVATKEGIVQVDATAPVSTIALSGPGNAPNYSGTVTATLAATDSHGGAVKRYARVDGGAPVEVTGPLSVSSNGPHTIEYWAVDARGNVEAPRSVQFLVDLFAPDASWSMPRNLGPFMNNRIDIEVIARDLGSGMKHVKIFVGDLDLGQAELTEGAALFTIAGSGPYFRATWDTTGVAPGLHMLTFVAEDHAGHTTRADRAVLVLPPAPQATIVVPDFGVGDVLP from the coding sequence GTGTCCTCTCACCGTGGATCAGGATGGCGCACGCTCGTTGTGGTCGGAGCCCTACTGGCTCCCGTTCTGGGCGTCCTCGCCCTGCCGGGCGCCGCGGCGTCCACCGACCCGGTGGTCAACGTCGACACCGGCCTCGGCTACGGGACCATCGGGGCGGCCCTCGCTGCCGCTTCGGCCGGCCACACCCTCGTCGTCCGACCCGGCGAATACGCCGAGGCCGTGACCATCAACGTGCCGGTCACGCTCTGCTCCACGGTCGCGGCTGGCGTCTCCTGCAACGGCGACGCCGCGAGCACGCGCATCGTCTCCTCGAGCGGCACCGGCATCACGGTGAACGCGAACGGCGTGACGATCCGGGGCTTCACGATCCACGTCTCCGGGCCCACCGGGACCACGGTCTACGGCATCGACGCCCCCGCCACGGCGACGCGGTCCGACCTCGTGATCCGCGACAACGTCATCCAGCCAAACCCCGCGGCGACCCATTCGGCCGTCCCTGAAAACGGTATTCGTGGCCGTCTGCGGGATGCGGTCATCGCGGGCAACACGATCACCCACTGGGCCTCGGCCATCTACTTCCGGCCCTACTCTGCCGGCGGGCTCGTCGAAAGCAACCGTCTCGAGGCGGTCAATACGGGCGTTCTTGCCTACGGCACGGACCACACGATCCGCGGCAACACCTTCGCGGGCGTCACCGGCCAGGGGGTCGACGTGGCCCAGGTCCCGACCGACGCCGCCGCGCGCTCGGACGGCATCGTCCTGCGCGACAACGCGCTCGCGGGCGCCACCGTCGGCGTCCGTGTGCGCGACGCGGTCGAGAACACGGTCGTGGACGCGCGCCTCAACAACTGGGGCGTCTACTCCTGCGCCGGCATCGCCGCGAAGATCGTGAACGAGGGGCCCGGTTCCTCGGTGCTCTTCGCGCGGTGGAACGGCCTCTCGGGCAGCGAGGCCCCGGTCCGCCTCGCGGGCGACGCGGTCCGCGGATTCTGCAACGTTCCCGAGGCGATCGCCGCGGCGAGCCCCGGCGCGACGATCCTCGTCGAGCCCGGCACGTACGCCGGCGCGCTCTCGATCGGCAAGGCCGTCACGGTCTGCTCGGCCGCCGTCGGCGCCGACGCCTGCGGCGGCTCGGTCGCGACGACCATCCTCGACGGGAACGGCGCGGCGGGCGCCGCGATCACCCTCGCCGCCGACGACGTCACGCTCAAGGGCTTCACCGTCCGCGGGGCGAACACGCTCGTTTCCACGACGGGATACGACCGCGCGAGGATCGAGGGCAACCGCCTGCAGGTCACGCCGTCGACGCTCGCGGCCACGCATGGCGTCCGCCTCTCGTTCTCGGACAGCTCGCGGGTCCTCGGCAACGTCGTGACGGGCAACGACTACCCCGGCAGCCACGCGGTCGCGCTCTTCGACTCCGCCGACGCCGTCGTCGCGAACAATGACATCGACCGCGCGAGCGTCGGCGTCTACCTCGCCCGGACCACGGACGCGTTCGTCCACGACAACACCCTGACGCTCGCGCCCAACGGTCCCACCGGCGGGGCGACGCTCGGCATCAGCGTGTACGAGGGCGCGGGCGCCGCGCTCGAGCGAAACGCGATCGACGGCGCCGGCATCGCCTTCTCGGTGAACGGCGCGACGGACACGACGTCCACGGACGACGCCTTCTCCGCGACGCCCGTCGGCGTCCGGCTCAGCGCGTCCTCGACGACGCAGCCCTCGGGCTTCATCCTCCGGGGCGCCGAGTTCGAGAACGTCCGCACGACCCTCGAGGTCGCTTCGGGCGTGGCGGGCCAGTATGTCGACGCCCGGTACAACCACTGGGGAGCCTACTCGCGCCCGAGCATCGAGGCGACGACCGTCGACGGCGGCTCGAACAACGTGATCGACGTCTCGTGCTTCTACGAACGCGACGGCACGACGGCCATCTGCCCGCCGCTCCCGAGCTTCGCGTGGACGCCCACGACGCCGAAGATCCGGCAGGCGGTCATGTTCACGGACGCGTCCACCTCCGGCGGACGCCCGATCGTGTCCCGCGACTGGGCCTTCAGCGACGGCGCAACGGCCGCGGGCGCGGCCGTCTCGCGCACGTTCGCCCGCTCGGGCAACGTCGACGTGACGCTCACGATCGTCGACGGCGAGGGCTACTCCGTGAGCGCGACGCGCACGATCACCATCGTGAACAACGCGCCGACGCTCCCGGTCGTCCCCGACCGCACGATCAACGAGCGCCAGTGGATCGCCTTCTGGGTGAACGGTCGCGACGTCGACAACGATCCGCTCACGTACACGATCGCGCCGAAGCCGGCCGGCGTGACGTTCGCGAAGGGCGGGAACCAGTCCGCATTCTTCAACTGGGTCCCGGCGAACAACCAGGCGGGCGTCTACGACTTCGTCGTCACCGTCACCGACGGCGACCTCGCCGCGGTCGGAAACTTCCGCATCACGGTGCTCGACGTCAATGCGATCCCGACGGCGCGCTTCAACGGCGTGCCTGTGGTCGGCGTCGGTCAGACCGCGAAGTTCACGAGCACGTCCTTCGACCCCGACGGCACGATCGTCCAGACGAACTGGACCTTCAGCGACGGTCCCGTCCTCGCGGGCGCCGTCGTCGAGCGCTCGTTCGCGGCCGGCGGCGTGTACGGATTCGTCCTCGCGGTCGTCGACAACGACGGCGCGGTCGCGACGAAGGAGGGCATCGTCCAGGTCGACGCGACGGCGCCGGTCTCGACGATCGCGCTCTCGGGGCCCGGCAACGCGCCGAACTACAGCGGCACGGTCACGGCGACCCTCGCTGCGACCGACTCCCACGGCGGCGCGGTCAAGCGCTACGCCCGCGTGGACGGCGGCGCGCCGGTCGAGGTCACGGGCCCGCTGTCGGTGTCGAGCAACGGCCCCCACACCATCGAGTACTGGGCCGTCGACGCCCGCGGCAACGTCGAGGCGCCGCGCTCCGTCCAGTTCCTGGTCGACCTCTTCGCCCCCGACGCGAGCTGGTCGATGCCGAGGAACCTCGGGCCCTTCATGAACAACCGCATCGACATCGAGGTCATCGCGCGCGACCTCGGCTCCGGCATGAAGCACGTGAAGATCTTCGTCGGCGACCTCGATCTCGGCCAGGCCGAGCTCACCGAGGGCGCGGCGCTCTTCACGATTGCCGGCTCGGGCCCGTACTTCCGGGCGACGTGGGACACGACCGGGGTCGCTCCCGGCCTCCACATGCTCACGTTCGTCGCGGAAGACCACGCCGGGCACACGACCCGCGCGGACCGCGCGGTCCTCGTGCTGCCCCCGGCGCCGCAGGCGACGATCGTCGTGCCGGACTTCGGCGTGGGCGACGTCCTCCCGTGA
- a CDS encoding ABC transporter permease subunit yields MTSHPILAVAKKEYVENFRNAYVAILSVIFLILIVITAYYSRAITSGESGAASLPATVTTMQTFTGFMIPILALVAAYATFAGEQESGSLALLFAQPLTRLDVLLGKFLGLSAVLATTLLVGFGFGGLWVGSQSATTNWGDYAVYLALQILWASAWVAVTILFSSALKRRSTAIGGAIATWFLFSVLWPILFFVLLLATGNPERLFRGDLPDWAAAFALLNPNEVFVLLQAHVLPDYAGLIQRALVRTDLVAGDVESQKLVLGAAAVAWIVGPLAAAWAIVERKDL; encoded by the coding sequence GTGACGTCGCACCCCATCCTCGCGGTCGCGAAGAAGGAGTACGTGGAGAACTTCAGGAACGCCTACGTCGCGATCCTTTCCGTCATCTTCCTCATCCTCATCGTCATCACCGCGTACTACAGCCGCGCGATCACGAGCGGCGAGTCCGGCGCGGCGTCCCTCCCGGCGACGGTCACGACGATGCAGACCTTCACGGGTTTCATGATCCCGATCCTCGCGCTCGTCGCGGCCTACGCCACGTTCGCGGGCGAGCAGGAATCAGGAAGCCTCGCGCTCCTCTTCGCGCAGCCCCTGACCCGCCTCGACGTCCTCCTCGGAAAGTTCCTCGGCCTTTCGGCCGTGCTCGCCACGACCCTCCTCGTCGGCTTCGGCTTCGGCGGCCTCTGGGTCGGCTCGCAGTCGGCCACGACGAACTGGGGCGACTATGCGGTGTACCTCGCGCTCCAGATCCTCTGGGCCTCGGCATGGGTCGCGGTCACCATCCTCTTCTCGAGCGCCCTCAAGCGCCGCTCCACGGCGATCGGCGGCGCCATCGCGACGTGGTTCCTCTTCAGCGTCCTCTGGCCCATCCTGTTCTTCGTGCTGCTTCTTGCGACCGGAAACCCGGAACGCCTGTTCCGGGGAGACCTTCCGGACTGGGCCGCGGCGTTCGCGCTGCTCAACCCCAACGAGGTCTTCGTGCTCCTCCAGGCGCACGTCCTGCCCGACTACGCGGGCCTCATCCAGCGCGCCCTCGTGCGGACGGATCTCGTGGCGGGCGACGTGGAGTCGCAGAAGCTCGTCCTCGGCGCGGCGGCGGTCGCGTG